One window from the genome of Rhodopseudomonas sp. P2A-2r encodes:
- a CDS encoding YciI family protein, translating to MLFALHAIDRRGALPKRLANYDAHKAFLSDTSPYGVSIAMSGPLTADDGTTMIGSLFLIEAPDRAAVERFNAADPFYAADIWETVSITGFIRRQG from the coding sequence GTGCTGTTTGCTCTCCACGCGATTGACCGTCGCGGCGCGCTGCCAAAACGGCTCGCCAACTACGATGCCCACAAGGCGTTCCTGTCCGACACCAGCCCTTATGGGGTCAGCATCGCGATGTCCGGCCCGCTGACCGCGGATGACGGCACCACCATGATCGGCAGCCTGTTCCTGATCGAGGCACCCGATCGCGCGGCTGTCGAGCGCTTCAACGCGGCCGATCCGTTTTACGCGGCGGACATCTGGGAGACCGTCAGCATCACAGGCTTTATCCGGCGACAGGGCTGA
- a CDS encoding ABC transporter permease → MHDVAMNSPVGRLRSIPGVAVMLIVLVAAFAVTSPGFLTVPNLSNVLVQSTVLLLLALPMTLIIMTEGLDLSMGAVLTLASLVVALVTLSTGSVLLGMLAACAVGSVFGVVNGWLVAILGIPPFVATLGTLGMAQGLSLIVSDGQSVVGMPVAIQKIYSGTVAALPVPIVMAIVAYAAFYLLLYHTRLGTFVFALGGNRDALRFAGVKVERMLIVVYAIGGAMAGLAGVLMTARMNAGHPTAGLGLEFDAIAAVAVGGTSFERGNGWLLGTLLGVLTVGVLRNGLNLLAIPSSVQVSCVGVLVILALFLDGLRSRT, encoded by the coding sequence ATGCATGATGTCGCAATGAACTCGCCGGTGGGCCGCTTGCGCAGCATCCCCGGCGTCGCCGTGATGCTGATCGTCCTGGTGGCCGCCTTTGCCGTCACCAGTCCCGGCTTCCTGACGGTGCCGAACCTGTCCAACGTGCTGGTGCAGTCTACCGTGCTGCTGCTGCTGGCGCTGCCGATGACGCTGATCATCATGACTGAAGGGCTCGATCTGTCGATGGGCGCCGTGCTCACGCTGGCGTCGCTGGTGGTCGCGCTCGTCACTCTGTCCACCGGCTCGGTGCTGCTCGGTATGCTTGCGGCCTGCGCGGTCGGCAGCGTGTTCGGCGTGGTGAACGGCTGGCTGGTTGCGATCCTGGGCATCCCGCCCTTCGTCGCCACATTGGGCACGCTCGGCATGGCGCAGGGCCTGTCGCTGATCGTCAGCGACGGCCAGAGCGTGGTCGGCATGCCCGTCGCCATCCAGAAGATCTATTCGGGCACCGTCGCGGCGCTGCCGGTGCCGATCGTGATGGCCATTGTCGCCTATGCGGCGTTTTACCTGCTGCTGTATCACACCCGGCTCGGCACTTTCGTGTTTGCGCTCGGCGGCAACCGCGACGCCTTGCGCTTCGCCGGCGTCAAGGTCGAGCGCATGCTGATCGTGGTCTATGCCATCGGCGGCGCCATGGCAGGGCTCGCCGGCGTGCTGATGACGGCGCGCATGAATGCCGGCCATCCCACCGCCGGCCTCGGATTGGAGTTCGACGCCATCGCCGCAGTCGCGGTCGGCGGAACCTCGTTCGAGCGCGGCAATGGCTGGCTGCTCGGCACGCTGCTCGGCGTGCTCACCGTCGGCGTGCTGCGCAACGGCCTCAACCTGCTGGCGATCCCGTCCTCGGTGCAGGTGTCCTGCGTCGGCGTGCTGGTGATCCTGGCCTTGTTCTTAGACGGATTGCGGAGCCGGACATGA
- a CDS encoding ABC transporter permease: MTDTTKIMPGRTGFHISGDVLQLSYRLLAALLICVLLSLLTDSFLSLNNILNVLRQASLMFFVAAGLTLVVLTAGLDLSIGANVGLTACLAGTVIHVTGSPTLGVLVGIGVGAAIGLANGIMVTALRIPSFIATYGMLWILQGVAYWYMAGETIHGFPPSFRQLGSGYFLGLPIPVYLLVIFLAVGTILAQRTTWGQEIYAIGANPVAARLSGIPVAARLLLVYTVSGTMAGLASIIFLARLNSAEADIGESLTLPAIASVLIGGTSLFGGVGTVFGTFIGALILTLVLNGMNLLQISASWQPLVTGAIVILAVWLDRMTRRRAF; encoded by the coding sequence ATGACCGATACCACCAAGATCATGCCGGGACGGACCGGGTTTCATATCTCCGGCGACGTGCTGCAGCTGTCGTATCGCCTGCTGGCGGCGTTGCTGATCTGCGTCCTGCTGTCGTTGCTCACCGACTCCTTCCTGTCGCTCAACAACATTCTCAACGTGCTGCGCCAGGCCAGCCTGATGTTCTTCGTCGCCGCCGGCCTGACGCTAGTGGTGCTGACCGCCGGGCTTGATCTTTCGATCGGCGCCAATGTCGGCCTGACCGCGTGCCTCGCCGGCACCGTGATCCATGTCACCGGCTCGCCGACGCTGGGCGTGCTGGTGGGCATCGGCGTCGGCGCGGCCATCGGGCTGGCCAACGGCATCATGGTCACCGCGCTGCGGATTCCCTCCTTCATCGCCACCTATGGCATGCTGTGGATCCTGCAGGGCGTCGCCTACTGGTATATGGCCGGCGAAACCATCCATGGCTTTCCGCCGTCGTTCCGCCAGCTCGGCAGCGGCTATTTCCTCGGCCTGCCGATTCCGGTCTACTTGCTGGTGATCTTTCTCGCGGTCGGCACCATCCTCGCGCAGCGCACCACCTGGGGTCAGGAGATCTATGCCATCGGCGCCAATCCGGTCGCCGCGCGGCTGTCGGGCATTCCGGTCGCGGCGCGCCTGCTGCTGGTTTACACGGTGTCCGGCACCATGGCCGGCCTTGCCTCGATCATCTTCCTGGCCCGGCTGAATTCGGCCGAGGCGGATATCGGGGAATCGCTGACCCTGCCGGCCATCGCTTCGGTGCTGATCGGCGGCACCTCCCTGTTCGGCGGCGTCGGCACCGTGTTCGGCACCTTCATCGGTGCGCTGATCCTGACGCTGGTCCTCAACGGCATGAACCTGCTGCAGATCAGCGCCAGCTGGCAGCCGCTGGTCACTGGCGCCATCGTCATTCTCGCCGTCTGGCTCGACCGCATGACAAGGCGGCGGGCATTCTAA
- a CDS encoding branched-chain amino acid ABC transporter permease — protein MSIFQILSGLTFAALLFVVASGFTLIFGLLRIVNLAHGALYLFGGYVGFTVATKTGSFVLGGVGAMAAIAAIGLVLDQGLLRFVRGNELRQVLLTLGVAFFLNDLSLVIWGGDSFTVPIPAILRGGTKVFGTYYPIYRLFVLGMGIFVFAGLWLLLNRTRLGALIRAGVDDAEMVEASGVNIQRVFLFTFLFGSALAGLGGLMGGAFLSLYPSADAEILTFSLAVVIIGGRGSLVGVAIGSLLVGLLNTLGQVMFPELAYFVIFGPMAILLAFRPLGLFGRAT, from the coding sequence GTGAGCATCTTTCAAATCCTCAGCGGCCTGACCTTTGCTGCGTTGCTGTTCGTGGTGGCGAGCGGCTTTACGCTGATCTTCGGGCTGTTGCGGATCGTCAACCTGGCGCACGGCGCACTGTATCTGTTCGGCGGTTATGTCGGCTTTACAGTGGCGACGAAGACCGGCAGCTTCGTGCTCGGCGGCGTCGGTGCTATGGCGGCGATCGCTGCGATCGGATTGGTCCTCGACCAGGGCCTGCTGCGCTTTGTCCGCGGCAACGAGTTGCGGCAGGTGCTGCTGACGCTCGGCGTCGCGTTCTTCCTCAATGATCTGTCGCTGGTGATCTGGGGCGGCGACAGCTTTACGGTGCCGATCCCCGCCATCTTGCGCGGTGGCACCAAGGTGTTCGGCACATACTATCCGATCTATCGGCTGTTCGTGCTCGGCATGGGCATCTTCGTGTTTGCCGGCCTGTGGCTACTGCTCAACCGCACAAGGCTCGGCGCGCTGATTCGCGCCGGCGTCGACGATGCCGAGATGGTGGAGGCCTCCGGCGTCAACATCCAGCGCGTCTTCCTGTTCACCTTTCTGTTCGGCTCCGCTTTGGCCGGCCTCGGCGGCTTGATGGGCGGCGCCTTCCTGTCGCTGTATCCTTCGGCGGATGCGGAAATTCTCACCTTCAGCCTCGCGGTGGTGATCATCGGCGGTCGCGGCAGCCTGGTCGGCGTCGCCATTGGCAGCCTCCTGGTCGGCCTGCTCAACACGCTCGGCCAGGTGATGTTTCCCGAGCTCGCTTACTTCGTCATCTTCGGGCCGATGGCGATACTGCTCGCCTTCCGTCCGCTCGGCCTGTTCGGACGTGCCACATGA
- a CDS encoding branched-chain amino acid ABC transporter permease has product MTMTPIVSEPSRIAGMSGRAAIVAGLVMVVAACLPLPLSNYQVGLATEVLIFGMLAMSIDILAGFAGRTSLGHGAIFGVSTYVVVYSTAKLGLSPAAAFACGVLAATAVASVFALLAVRTSGVYFLLLTLALGMIVWGVCVRWTPVTGGENGMRADVRPAMLLSHNAFYWAVLAGAAIVSFAMWRFVHSPFGLTLRGIRDSESRMRSLGYNVPLHLFIGFTVSGFFAGVAGALYAMFNNFVSPSTVALAQSVEGVLMMIAGGVGTLFGAFVGAAAIIALENVVSAYTERWQMVLGITFVLIMIFAPEGITGKLRGMLSRKVR; this is encoded by the coding sequence ATGACCATGACTCCTATCGTTTCCGAACCCTCGCGCATCGCCGGCATGAGCGGCCGCGCCGCCATCGTTGCCGGTCTGGTCATGGTGGTTGCGGCCTGTCTGCCGCTGCCGCTGTCAAATTATCAGGTTGGCCTCGCCACCGAAGTGCTGATCTTCGGCATGCTCGCGATGTCGATCGACATTCTCGCCGGTTTCGCCGGCCGCACCTCGCTGGGACACGGCGCTATCTTCGGCGTGTCTACTTATGTCGTCGTCTATAGCACAGCCAAGCTGGGACTGTCGCCTGCGGCGGCCTTTGCGTGCGGCGTGCTGGCGGCCACCGCGGTCGCTTCGGTGTTCGCGCTGCTCGCGGTGCGAACCTCCGGCGTCTACTTTCTGCTGCTGACTTTGGCGCTGGGCATGATCGTGTGGGGCGTCTGCGTGCGCTGGACACCGGTGACCGGAGGCGAAAACGGCATGCGCGCTGACGTCCGCCCGGCCATGCTGCTGAGCCACAATGCGTTTTACTGGGCGGTGCTGGCCGGTGCGGCCATCGTGTCGTTCGCCATGTGGCGGTTCGTGCACTCGCCGTTCGGCCTCACCCTGCGCGGCATCCGCGACAGCGAAAGCCGGATGCGCAGCCTCGGCTATAACGTGCCGCTGCACCTGTTCATCGGCTTCACGGTGTCGGGCTTCTTCGCCGGCGTGGCCGGGGCGCTGTACGCGATGTTCAACAATTTCGTCAGCCCGTCGACGGTTGCGCTGGCGCAGTCCGTCGAAGGCGTGCTGATGATGATCGCCGGCGGCGTCGGCACCTTGTTCGGCGCCTTCGTCGGCGCCGCAGCCATCATCGCATTGGAAAACGTCGTCAGCGCCTATACCGAGCGCTGGCAGATGGTGCTCGGCATCACCTTCGTCCTCATCATGATCTTCGCCCCCGAGGGCATCACAGGCAAGCTGCGCGGCATGCTGTCGCGCAAGGTGCGCTAG
- a CDS encoding cysteine hydrolase family protein, whose protein sequence is MNLGVDTIKAAVVAIDLHRGHLDMTVATMPTTPDVATRIIAANKRLFDWCRSVGIPVIHQVTSYRDEAEIRANPFWRTRAEDPNATRKNVMRHNIIGGPGCTVMPDLLDPRDFIVSTKKRYDCFLGSDLDFLLKSHGINTLLITGVNTNSCVLATTTSANVRDYSVIVVEDCVDSMDGPAMHEAGLACIRTAFGFVMDTDAVIKLDGLAA, encoded by the coding sequence ATGAATCTCGGCGTCGACACCATCAAGGCCGCTGTCGTTGCGATCGACCTGCATCGCGGCCATCTCGACATGACCGTCGCCACCATGCCGACCACACCGGACGTGGCGACGCGGATCATTGCCGCCAACAAGCGGTTGTTCGACTGGTGCCGGAGTGTCGGCATCCCTGTGATCCATCAGGTCACGTCGTACCGCGACGAAGCGGAGATCCGCGCCAACCCATTCTGGCGCACCCGCGCGGAAGATCCCAATGCGACCCGCAAGAACGTGATGCGGCACAACATCATCGGCGGCCCCGGCTGCACGGTGATGCCCGATCTACTGGATCCGCGGGACTTCATCGTCTCCACCAAGAAGCGCTACGACTGCTTCCTCGGCTCCGACCTCGATTTCCTGCTGAAATCGCACGGTATCAACACGCTGCTGATTACCGGCGTGAACACCAATTCCTGCGTGCTAGCGACCACGACCTCTGCCAATGTCCGAGACTATTCGGTGATCGTCGTCGAGGACTGCGTCGACAGCATGGACGGCCCAGCGATGCACGAAGCGGGCCTCGCCTGCATCCGCACCGCCTTTGGCTTCGTGATGGACACCGACGCGGTGATTAAGCTTGACGGGCTTGCCGCATGA
- a CDS encoding fumarylacetoacetate hydrolase family protein, whose protein sequence is MPSSIPVTAVPVVGGGMFPVRRVYCVGRNYLDHIREMGEADERDPPFFFQKPRDAVVHDGARVPYPPFTDDLQFEVELVIAIGSSGKNIPVKQALDHIWGYAVGIDLTRRDRQYESRDRKWPWEMGKSFDASAPCGPIVPARDARYFKGCAIILSVNGVEKQRGDIGQMIWSVPEIVAQLSQQMTLHPGDLIYTGTPAGVGPVVPGDVIDARIEGLPSLTISITEREA, encoded by the coding sequence ATGCCGTCTTCTATCCCGGTCACCGCAGTCCCGGTGGTCGGCGGCGGCATGTTCCCGGTGCGGCGTGTCTATTGCGTCGGCCGCAACTATCTCGACCACATCCGCGAGATGGGCGAAGCCGACGAGCGCGATCCGCCGTTCTTCTTCCAGAAGCCGCGCGATGCTGTCGTTCATGACGGCGCGCGCGTGCCCTATCCGCCGTTCACCGACGATCTGCAATTCGAGGTCGAGCTGGTGATCGCGATCGGAAGCAGCGGCAAGAACATCCCGGTCAAGCAGGCGCTCGATCACATCTGGGGCTACGCCGTCGGCATCGACCTGACCCGCCGCGACCGCCAGTATGAATCGCGCGACCGCAAATGGCCGTGGGAAATGGGCAAGAGCTTCGACGCCTCCGCGCCGTGCGGGCCGATCGTGCCGGCGCGCGATGCCCGCTATTTCAAAGGTTGCGCCATCATTTTGTCGGTCAACGGCGTCGAGAAGCAGCGCGGCGACATCGGCCAGATGATCTGGAGCGTTCCGGAGATCGTGGCGCAGCTGTCGCAGCAGATGACCTTGCATCCGGGCGACCTGATCTACACCGGCACGCCCGCCGGCGTGGGCCCCGTTGTGCCTGGCGACGTCATCGACGCCCGCATCGAGGGCCTGCCGTCGCTGACCATCAGCATCACCGAGCGGGAAGCCTGA
- a CDS encoding alpha/beta hydrolase family protein, translating into MAAAKPISENAIEEITSDRGPHYEPFGWHHWPEHPWLAYQFRRGLGETQEGGGAVSEVLLAGSRMIPGDLESWHAEWMVIADSNWQRGLAEEKLGHIRTAMNCFLRAADYYRQAEFHLEPDDARRLPTFEKMEACSHKFISYLNPPGEVVDIPYEDGKPICGYFIRAPFPGKKLPVLICMGGLDSIKDEMWFMQAHGCLQRGISVLMVDLPGQGGTLRRHGLATRVDSEVPVGKCIDWLEQRDDVDASKIGVCGSSMGGFYAARAGCYEHRLAAVISHGAVWSVHDMWGQKGDDFGLAMHIRWVFGAKTMKEAHVLMKPFTLEGHLEHMKAPYLVLHGGHDVLTVTAARSTYDHAIASGVDATLRVLQPDETGAEHCQHDNPTIGQEVLADWLADKFGIDQRALLKTSFNPLV; encoded by the coding sequence ATGGCGGCAGCGAAACCAATCAGCGAAAACGCCATCGAGGAGATCACCTCGGATCGCGGCCCGCACTACGAGCCGTTCGGTTGGCATCACTGGCCTGAGCATCCCTGGCTCGCCTATCAGTTCCGTCGCGGCCTCGGTGAGACCCAGGAAGGCGGCGGCGCCGTCAGCGAGGTGCTGCTGGCCGGATCGCGCATGATCCCGGGCGATCTCGAAAGCTGGCACGCGGAGTGGATGGTGATTGCCGACAGCAACTGGCAGCGCGGTCTGGCCGAGGAAAAGCTCGGCCATATCCGGACCGCCATGAACTGCTTCCTCCGGGCTGCGGACTACTATCGCCAGGCCGAATTCCACCTCGAACCGGACGATGCCCGCCGGCTGCCGACCTTCGAGAAGATGGAAGCCTGCTCGCACAAGTTCATCTCCTATCTCAATCCGCCCGGTGAAGTCGTCGATATCCCCTACGAGGATGGCAAGCCGATCTGCGGCTATTTCATCCGCGCCCCGTTCCCCGGCAAGAAGCTGCCGGTGTTGATCTGCATGGGCGGGCTGGATTCCATCAAGGACGAGATGTGGTTCATGCAGGCGCACGGCTGCCTGCAGCGCGGCATCTCGGTACTGATGGTGGATCTGCCCGGCCAGGGCGGCACGCTGCGCCGCCATGGCCTTGCCACGCGCGTCGATTCCGAAGTTCCGGTCGGCAAGTGCATCGACTGGCTGGAGCAGCGCGACGACGTCGACGCTTCGAAGATCGGCGTCTGCGGCTCCAGCATGGGCGGCTTCTACGCCGCGCGCGCCGGTTGTTACGAGCATCGCCTGGCGGCCGTGATTTCGCACGGCGCGGTGTGGTCGGTGCACGACATGTGGGGCCAGAAGGGCGACGATTTCGGGCTCGCGATGCACATCCGCTGGGTGTTTGGCGCCAAGACCATGAAGGAAGCCCACGTGCTGATGAAGCCGTTCACGCTGGAAGGGCATCTCGAACACATGAAGGCGCCGTATCTGGTGCTGCATGGCGGCCACGACGTGCTGACCGTCACTGCGGCACGCTCGACCTATGACCATGCGATCGCCAGCGGAGTCGATGCGACGCTCCGCGTGCTGCAGCCCGACGAGACCGGCGCCGAGCATTGCCAGCACGACAACCCGACCATCGGCCAGGAAGTGCTGGCCGACTGGCTCGCCGACAAGTTCGGTATCGATCAGCGTGCGTTGCTGAAGACCTCCTTCAACCCGCTGGTGTAA
- a CDS encoding GntR family transcriptional regulator produces MTEQIREAILDGAVSAGERINEVRFSKTLAVSRTPVRAALQALAGEGLLDYAPNRGFTVREFPLDAIVDAYEIRASLEGVAARFAAERGLSAEERAVIERSLIAGDALLAPGHFEAGAITVYRGINGDFHDTLLGAARNRMLAEMIRICHHVPMSSSRNIVAFEHRDVRRRHDDHHRIFEAILAREPYRAEILMREHVSGVRASLVKSLTDQAQKGE; encoded by the coding sequence GTGACAGAGCAGATCCGTGAGGCGATCCTCGACGGGGCGGTCAGCGCCGGCGAGCGCATCAACGAGGTCCGCTTCAGCAAGACGCTGGCGGTGTCGCGCACCCCGGTGCGGGCGGCGTTGCAGGCGCTGGCCGGCGAAGGCCTGCTCGACTACGCGCCCAACCGGGGTTTCACGGTGCGCGAATTCCCGCTCGATGCCATCGTCGACGCCTATGAGATCCGCGCCTCGCTGGAAGGCGTCGCCGCGCGCTTTGCCGCCGAGCGTGGTTTGTCCGCTGAAGAGCGCGCCGTCATCGAACGGAGCCTGATAGCCGGCGATGCGTTGCTGGCGCCGGGCCACTTCGAGGCCGGCGCCATCACCGTCTACCGCGGCATCAATGGCGATTTTCATGACACGCTGCTGGGGGCAGCGCGCAACCGCATGCTCGCCGAGATGATCCGGATCTGCCACCACGTGCCGATGTCGTCGAGCCGCAACATCGTCGCCTTCGAACACCGCGACGTCCGCCGCCGCCATGACGATCACCACCGCATCTTCGAGGCCATCCTGGCGCGGGAGCCCTACCGCGCCGAAATCCTGATGCGCGAACACGTATCCGGGGTGCGAGCTTCTCTCGTCAAGTCGCTAACTGACCAAGCTCAAAAAGGTGAATAG
- a CDS encoding polysaccharide deacetylase family protein: MLPTERITYSPIVTRPPIKLPDGKRMAVWVIVNVEEWDINQTMPRTVLTPPAGGSPMPDIPNWAWHEYGNRVGFWRMLKVFDDYKIPAALAINGAAIAAYPEIADAAKERNWEFIGHGFTQRNMQKVENEQDDIRKTADVIEAATGRRPRGWLGPGLTESWNTPDLLKQEGYEYVCDWVLDDQPVWLETTTTPIVNVPYTQECNDVAMMLIQHHKASEYYDRAIDQFEQIYDDSADSARIMALVVHPYIMGAPHRLKHFRRIFETIQQKPDVAFMTGEQILDWYLEVGPKAPTGAP, translated from the coding sequence ATGCTGCCGACCGAACGCATTACCTATTCGCCGATCGTGACCCGCCCGCCGATCAAGCTGCCGGACGGCAAGCGCATGGCGGTGTGGGTGATCGTCAATGTCGAGGAATGGGACATCAACCAGACCATGCCGCGCACGGTGCTGACGCCGCCCGCCGGCGGCTCGCCGATGCCCGACATTCCAAACTGGGCCTGGCACGAATACGGCAACCGCGTCGGCTTCTGGCGCATGCTGAAAGTGTTCGACGACTATAAAATCCCGGCGGCGCTGGCGATCAACGGCGCGGCCATTGCGGCTTATCCTGAGATTGCGGACGCCGCAAAGGAGCGCAACTGGGAATTCATTGGCCACGGCTTTACCCAGCGCAACATGCAGAAGGTGGAGAACGAGCAGGACGACATCCGCAAGACCGCCGATGTCATCGAAGCCGCCACCGGCAGGCGCCCGCGTGGCTGGCTCGGACCCGGCCTCACCGAAAGCTGGAACACGCCGGACCTGCTGAAGCAGGAAGGTTACGAGTATGTCTGCGACTGGGTGCTGGACGACCAGCCGGTGTGGCTGGAGACGACAACGACCCCGATCGTCAACGTGCCCTACACCCAGGAATGCAACGACGTCGCCATGATGCTGATTCAGCATCACAAGGCGTCGGAATATTACGACCGGGCAATCGACCAGTTCGAGCAGATTTATGACGATTCGGCCGACTCCGCCCGGATCATGGCACTGGTTGTGCATCCCTACATCATGGGGGCGCCACATCGCCTGAAACACTTTCGTCGCATCTTCGAGACCATCCAGCAGAAGCCGGATGTGGCGTTCATGACCGGCGAGCAAATTCTCGACTGGTATCTTGAGGTCGGACCCAAAGCACCTACCGGGGCGCCATAG
- a CDS encoding polysaccharide deacetylase family protein, protein MTGPMQPRERSDYSAIVDRPKMKLPGGAKIVIWTIVNLEVWDISKPMARQVIPAPTGAVLLPDVANWSWHEYGMRVGVWRFFDLYKKQGIKPTLSINARVCEDYPRVAQEAKDAGWEFMGHAYEQGPIHKEPDQQAMIARSMDVIEKFTGKRPVGWLGPGLTQTLDTPEYLAEAGVKYIGDWVYDDEPTTINTAKGPLVTLPYTVELNDIPMMMVQHHENDHFKKRAIDMFDRLYQESEDRPKVVSLAIHPYISGQPFRIKYLEELYDYFNGHEGVVHWNGEQILDWYNGQKAEMDKNK, encoded by the coding sequence ATGACCGGTCCCATGCAGCCGCGCGAGCGCTCCGACTATTCGGCGATCGTCGACCGACCGAAGATGAAGCTGCCCGGTGGCGCCAAGATCGTCATCTGGACCATCGTCAATCTCGAGGTCTGGGACATTTCCAAGCCGATGGCGCGCCAGGTCATTCCGGCGCCCACCGGCGCCGTGCTGCTGCCCGACGTCGCCAACTGGAGCTGGCACGAATACGGCATGCGGGTCGGCGTCTGGCGCTTTTTCGATCTCTACAAGAAGCAGGGCATCAAGCCGACGCTGTCGATCAACGCCCGCGTCTGCGAGGATTATCCTCGCGTCGCGCAGGAAGCCAAGGACGCCGGCTGGGAATTCATGGGCCACGCCTATGAGCAGGGACCGATCCACAAGGAGCCGGACCAGCAGGCGATGATTGCGCGTTCGATGGACGTCATCGAGAAGTTCACCGGCAAGCGCCCGGTCGGCTGGCTCGGGCCCGGCCTGACGCAGACGCTCGACACCCCGGAATACCTCGCAGAGGCCGGCGTCAAATATATCGGCGACTGGGTCTATGACGACGAGCCGACCACCATCAATACCGCCAAGGGGCCGCTGGTGACGCTGCCCTACACGGTGGAGCTGAACGACATTCCGATGATGATGGTGCAGCACCACGAGAACGATCACTTCAAGAAGCGGGCGATCGACATGTTTGACCGACTGTACCAGGAGAGCGAGGACCGCCCGAAGGTCGTGTCGCTGGCGATTCATCCCTACATTTCCGGCCAGCCGTTCCGCATCAAATATCTCGAAGAACTGTACGACTATTTCAACGGCCACGAAGGCGTCGTGCACTGGAACGGCGAGCAGATCCTCGACTGGTACAATGGCCAGAAGGCCGAGATGGACAAGAACAAGTGA
- a CDS encoding sugar ABC transporter substrate-binding protein — protein MKMLTSVLALGLAGVTSISAARADGETIAVFTKNQTNPYFQTVRVGADVAAKSMNAKVLHYIPTKPDSIPEQLSQIEDVIVKKPSAIVFIPVDYKAMVPGAEKINAAGIPMVNVTDRSAGGKFSSFVGADDYSLGLETARYLLKSLGGKGKIVIIEGVKGSLTNVDRVRGFNDALKENAGAKLVASQPANYQRLAALQVMENLMQSNSEIDGVLAANDAMAVGAIEALDGANRKALVVGINGTKEAVDAIKSGKMLASGDYNGFLQGCLGTMIAIRDLRKQPIVPEIVLAPTVITKDNYKPYDVALETRACPSWEEGSKMGMKK, from the coding sequence ATGAAAATGCTGACTTCAGTTCTGGCGCTCGGGCTTGCCGGCGTCACCTCGATTTCCGCGGCGCGCGCCGACGGCGAGACCATCGCGGTCTTCACCAAGAACCAGACCAATCCATATTTCCAGACAGTGCGCGTTGGCGCCGACGTTGCGGCGAAATCGATGAACGCAAAAGTCCTGCACTATATTCCCACCAAGCCCGACAGCATCCCCGAGCAGCTCAGCCAGATCGAGGACGTGATCGTCAAGAAGCCGTCGGCCATCGTCTTCATCCCGGTCGACTACAAGGCGATGGTACCGGGTGCAGAGAAGATCAATGCGGCCGGCATTCCCATGGTCAACGTCACCGACCGCTCGGCCGGCGGCAAGTTCAGCAGCTTCGTCGGCGCCGACGATTACAGTCTGGGCCTGGAGACGGCGCGCTATCTGCTCAAGAGCCTCGGCGGCAAGGGCAAGATCGTGATCATCGAGGGCGTCAAGGGCTCGCTGACCAACGTTGACCGCGTCCGCGGCTTCAACGATGCGCTGAAGGAGAACGCCGGCGCCAAGCTGGTGGCCTCGCAGCCCGCGAACTATCAGCGCCTGGCAGCGCTGCAGGTGATGGAAAACCTGATGCAGTCGAACTCCGAGATCGACGGCGTGCTGGCCGCCAACGACGCGATGGCCGTCGGCGCGATCGAAGCACTGGACGGCGCCAACCGCAAGGCGCTGGTGGTCGGCATCAACGGCACGAAGGAAGCCGTCGACGCCATCAAGAGCGGCAAGATGCTGGCCAGCGGCGACTACAACGGCTTTTTGCAGGGTTGCCTCGGCACGATGATCGCGATCCGCGACCTCCGCAAGCAGCCGATCGTGCCTGAGATCGTGCTCGCCCCCACCGTCATCACCAAGGACAATTACAAACCCTATGATGTGGCTCTCGAAACCCGCGCCTGCCCGAGCTGGGAAGAGGGTTCGAAAATGGGTATGAAGAAATAG